AACTCGCCCTCGAAGTCGAAGTGCGGCCGGCCGCTGACGTCGACGACGACGCCCGCGACGGCCTCGTCCAGCGGGACCTTGCGGTCGGCGTAGCGGACGATCCCGCGCTTGTCGCCGAGGGCTTCCGTGAACGCCTCGCCGAGGACGATCGCGACGTCCTCGACGGTGTGGTGGTCGTCGATCTCCAGATCGCCGTCGCAGCGGACGGTCAGGTCGAACAGGCCGTGCTTCGCGAACGCTTCGAGCATGTGGTCGAAGAAGCCGATCCCCGTCTCGATCGCGCTGTCGCCGTCGCCGTCGACGGAAAGCGTCACATCGATCGTCGTCTCGGCGGTCTCGCGGGAGACGGCCGCGGTGCGGCCGGACGCGCCTTCCTCGCCGGCGGTTTCGTCGCGCTCTGTGTCGCCGGCTTCCTCGTCGGCATCCCCGGCGGCGTCCTCGTCGGCGTCGGTCATACCGGCGAATCGACGCCCGCGCCTATCATCGTTGTGCCTCTCGCCTCGTGCTCCCGCCCCGGTCTCGCCTCTCCCGACCCGCGAGCGAAAGTGGTACGTCGCGGGCGCGTGATTTCGGGGTATGCGCATCGCCGTCCCCAACAAGGGCCGCCTGCACGAGCCGAGCGTCGACCTGCTGGAACGGGCCGGACTCCACATCGAGAGCGCCGCGGACCGGAAACTGTACGCCGAGACCGTCGATCCCGACGTGAGCGTGCTGTTCGCCCGCGCGGCCGACATCCCCGAGTACGTCTGGGACGGGGCCGCCGCGGTCGGCATCACCGGCCGCGACCAGGTCGTCGAGTCCGGCCGCGACCTGGTCGAACTCGTCGATCTCGAATTCGGCCGCTGTCGGCTCGTCCTCGCCGCGCCGGAGGACGGCGACATCGCCGAGCCGGCCGACGTGGCGGGCAAGAGCGTCGCGACCGAGTTCCCCCGGATTACGCGGGAGTATCTGGAACGCGAGGGAATCGACGCCGACGTCGTCGAGGTGACCGGCGCGACCGAACTGACGCCGCACGTCGAGATGGCCGACGCCATCGTCGACATCACCTCGACGGGCACGACGCTGCGGATGAACCGCCTCGCGGTCGTCGGCGAAGTGCTCGAATCCTCGGTCCGGCTCTACGCCCACCCCGACCACGCCGACGATCCGAAGGTCGACCAGCTGGTGACGGCCTTCGAGTCGGTGCTCGCGGCCGAGAACAAGCGCTACGTGATGATGAACGCGCCGCGGGAGCGACTCGACGACGTCCGTGAGGTCATCCCCGGCCTGGGCGGCCCGACGGTGATGGACGTCGCCGGCGACGACCACGTCGCGGTACACGTCGTCGTCGACGAGCGCGACGTCTTCGAGGTCGTCAACGATCTGAAAGCCGTCGGCGCGTCTGGGATCCTCGTTACCGAGATCGAACGGCTCGTCGAGTAGGCGGGCAGTGGCTCGTTATCCGGGCGCGCTCGTCGCGAGCGCCCAGATCCCGAAGAGGATCGTCCCCAGAATGACGCTGACGACGAAGTGGATGAGCGTGATGTAAGCGGACAGTTTTCGGGACTCACCGTAGACGTACGCGATCGCGACGCCGTCGAGGGCGAGCGCGACGAACAAGCCGCCGAACAAGACGGGGTCGTTCTCGGCGAACGTCGCGATCAGGATGCTGATCGCCGCCGGAACCGGTCCGACGAGGAACGCGTTGCGGACGGGAACGTCGCCGAGGACGTTCCGCGCGGCGATGTGGGCCGTGATCGAGAGAAAGACCGCGAACGAGGCGAACGTGCCGGCGATGGCGAGCGGGCCGCCGCCGGCGGACTGCAGCGGGATCGATATTGGAGACACGGAAGCGACCCGTCAGTCGTCGAGGAGACCGAGATCGCTCAGCCGGGAGACGATCACGTCGACGGCTTCGCGGGCGTCGTCGGGGGCTTTCCCGCCGGTGATGACGAGTTTGCCGGAACCGAACAGGAGCGCGACGACGGAGGGCTCGTCGAGGCGGTAGACGAGGCCGGGGAACTGCTCGGGTTCGTACTCGATGTTCTCCAGCCCGAGCCCGATGGCGATGGCGTTGAGGTTGAGGTTTCGACCCAGATCGGCGGACGTGACGATGTTCTGAACCGTGATCTCGGGGTCGTCGTCGACGGGAATCTTCAGTTCGCGGAGCTTCTCGAAGACGATGTGGAGGCTCTCGTGGACGTCGTCGGTCGACTTCGCGCCGGTGCAGACGATCTTGCCGGAGCGGAAGATAAGCGCCGCGGACTTCGGCTCCTGCGTCCGATAGACGAGACCGGGAAATTGCTCGGGGTCGTAATCAGCGCCCTCGAGGTCCATCGCCACGCTCTGGAGGTCGAGCTCCTGACCGATCCCGGTGGAGGCGACGACGTTCTCGATGTTGATCGTGTCCTTGGGGTCGCTCATATATCGACTTAAACGACGTATTTAAGGTTTAAAAAGGTTGGTGCGTTCGACCGTCGACTCGCGTTCCGTGAATTTTCTCCCGTGGGCGCCGCTTTCCAGCCGATCCGACACCCTGATTTGCGACGCCGACGAGGTTCGCCCGTGTACTCCCTGGAACTCGCGGGCGAAGCCGACGACGAGGCCTTCGCCGCCCTCGAAGCCGAGCGTGCGGCCGCCTCCGCCGTCTCGCGCGTCGCGCCCGGCCTCGCGACGGCCCGCGGCGTGCGCGTCGACCGCGTGCCGACGCTCGCGTACACGCGCCACGTCTCCGAACTCGTCGGGCGGGCAGAAGCGACCGTCTCCGACGCCGCAGCGGTCCTCACGGCCGCATCGCTCGACC
This portion of the Halobellus litoreus genome encodes:
- a CDS encoding DUF7473 family protein, which gives rise to MSPISIPLQSAGGGPLAIAGTFASFAVFLSITAHIAARNVLGDVPVRNAFLVGPVPAAISILIATFAENDPVLFGGLFVALALDGVAIAYVYGESRKLSAYITLIHFVVSVILGTILFGIWALATSAPG
- a CDS encoding TATA-box-binding protein, which encodes MSDPKDTINIENVVASTGIGQELDLQSVAMDLEGADYDPEQFPGLVYRTQEPKSAALIFRSGKIVCTGAKSTDDVHESLHIVFEKLRELKIPVDDDPEITVQNIVTSADLGRNLNLNAIAIGLGLENIEYEPEQFPGLVYRLDEPSVVALLFGSGKLVITGGKAPDDAREAVDVIVSRLSDLGLLDD
- the hisB gene encoding imidazoleglycerol-phosphate dehydratase HisB encodes the protein MTDADEDAAGDADEEAGDTERDETAGEEGASGRTAAVSRETAETTIDVTLSVDGDGDSAIETGIGFFDHMLEAFAKHGLFDLTVRCDGDLEIDDHHTVEDVAIVLGEAFTEALGDKRGIVRYADRKVPLDEAVAGVVVDVSGRPHFDFEGEFSQDQIGDFTSDMARHFAYSLAMNAGLTLHAEVDGVNAHHEVEALFKALARSLDDATRVDPRRSDTPSTKGTL
- the hisG gene encoding ATP phosphoribosyltransferase; protein product: MRIAVPNKGRLHEPSVDLLERAGLHIESAADRKLYAETVDPDVSVLFARAADIPEYVWDGAAAVGITGRDQVVESGRDLVELVDLEFGRCRLVLAAPEDGDIAEPADVAGKSVATEFPRITREYLEREGIDADVVEVTGATELTPHVEMADAIVDITSTGTTLRMNRLAVVGEVLESSVRLYAHPDHADDPKVDQLVTAFESVLAAENKRYVMMNAPRERLDDVREVIPGLGGPTVMDVAGDDHVAVHVVVDERDVFEVVNDLKAVGASGILVTEIERLVE